One Brassica napus cultivar Da-Ae chromosome C2, Da-Ae, whole genome shotgun sequence DNA window includes the following coding sequences:
- the LOC125581878 gene encoding uncharacterized protein LOC125581878 yields the protein MRSLVYRKMWWIVHGRKNKRNLHRDFENKSICDLGKDLEEILKGRLETIEEEPEAEEREWLGESHKPMLVKAKMKVEKGKAIVKAKVKSGKVFYMLCVISLASKRGFNDLVLH from the exons ATGAGGAGTTTGGTGTATAGGAAGATGTGGTGGATTGTTCATGGAAGGAAGAACAAGAGGAACTTACACCGCGATTTTGAG AATAAGAGTATATGTGACTTGGGGAAAGACTTGGAGGAGATACTAAAGGGGAGACTAGAGACTATAGAGGAGGAACCTGAAGCGGAAGAGCGAGAGTGGTTAGGAGAATCTCATAAGCCAATGTTGGTTAAGGCTAAGATGAAAGTGGAGAAGGGAAAAGCAATAGTAAAGGCAAAAGTGAAGAGTGGTAAAGTGTTTTACATGTTGTGTGTTATTAGTTTAGCCTCTAAACGTGGTTTTAATGATCTTGTTCTTCACTAA
- the LOC106382539 gene encoding transmembrane protein 184A: protein MADSIPFYLNIVAFLCTVGAIALAIFHIYRHLLNYTEPTYQRYIVRIVFMVPVYAFMSFLSLVLPTSSIYFDSIREVYEAWVIYNFLSLCLAWVGGPGAVVLSLSGRSLQPSWCLMTCCFPPLTLDGRFIRRCKQGCLQFVILKPILVAVTLVLYAKGKYKDGNFNPDQAYLYLTIIYTISYTVALYALVLFYMACRDLLQPFNPVPKFVIIKSVVFLTYWQGVLVFLAAKSGFIKTAEEAAHFQNFIICVEMLIAAACHFYAFPYREYAGANVGGSRSFSGSLTHAVKLNDFYHDTVHQFAPTYHDYVLYNHHNEGGEEGTKKYRSRTFVPTGQEMDAMRKNKPVYANKIDGVSVSSSLSSNASSPKSSSVTSDPVRSEAVKSSLLVDASDSLDTMYDMTLIDIDISSFPSNVPSANESGPR from the exons ATGGCGGATTCGATTCCGTTTTATCTCAACATTGTGGCGTTTCTGTGTACTGTTGGAGCCATTGCTCTTGCAATATTCCACATCTATAGGCATCTCTTGAACTACACGGAGCCGACTTATCAGAGATATATCGTACGCATTGTCTTCATGGTCCCG GTTTATGCCTTCATGTCATTCTTGTCTCTTGTCCTCCCTACAAGCTCCATTTATTTTGATTCCATACGAGAAGT TTATGAAGCATGGGTCATTTACAACTTCCTCTCCCTGTGTTTGGCTTGGGTTGGAGGTCCAGGAGCAGTAGTGCTTAGCTTAAGCGGCCGCTCTCTACAACCATCATGGTGTCTCATGACTTGTTGCTTTCCTCCCTTAACACTCGACGG GCGTTTTATTCGAAGATGCAAGCAAGGTTGTCTGCAATTCGTAATCCTGAAGCCTATCCTAGTGGCTGTCACACTTGTGCTTTACGCAAAAGGGAAGTACAAGGATGGGAACTTTAACCCTGACCAAGCGTATCTCTATCTTACCATCATCTACACCATATCCtacacagtggcattgtacgcGCTTGTGCTGTTTTACATGGCGTGCAGAGATCTGCTTCAGCCGTTCAATCCGGTCCCAAAGTTTGTGATCATTAAGTCTGTGGTCTTTCTAACTTACTGGCAG GGTGTTCTAGTCTTTCTTGCTGCAAAATCTGGATTCATAAAGACCGCAGAGGAAGCGgctcattttcaaaatttcataatatgcgTTGAGATGCTTATTGCTGCAGCATGCCATTTCTATGCTTTCCCATACAGGGAGTATGCGGGTGCCAATGTTGGTGGATCTCGCAGCTTTTCAGGGAGCCTAACACATGCTGTGAAACTAAACGACTTTTACCATGACACTGTTCACCAG TTTGCTCCTACTTATCATGACTACGTGCTCTATAATCATCACAACGAGGGTGGTGAAGAGGGGACAAAGAAGTACAGGTCGAGAACATTTGTGCCAACTGGCCAAGAGATGGATGCAATGAGAAAGAACAAACCTGTTTATGCAAACAAGATAGATGGTGTTTCGGTTTCAAGTAGTCTATCTTCAAATGCAAGCTCACCTAAAAGCTCCAGCGTGACATCTGATCCTGTGCGCTCTGAAGCTGTGAAGTCTTCTTTGCTTGTTGACGCCTCGGATTCTCTTGATACAATGTATGATATGACGCTCATTGACATTGATATATCTAGTTTCCCAAGCAATGTCCCTTCAGCAAATGAAAGTGGGCCCAGATag